A window of Candidatus Peribacteraceae bacterium genomic DNA:
TTGCCATCAAGGGTTGGGGGAGAAGGAACTGAAGTACGTACTAGAAGTGTTTGGCTGTTTCTTCGCAGCGTCGGACAGCGCTGCATCCGCAAAGACGAGGACAGTACGGCCCCAATAGGCGATCGTAGGACTTGCGACTTTTTCTGTCCCATCGCCGCCAATCAGACTATGATATTCACGATGAAACGCGCCCTTGTAACGGGTATTACCGGCCAGGACGGGTCGTACCTCGCCGAGCTCCTGCTGGAGAAAGGGTATGAGGTGCACGGCCTGGTGCGGCGCGCCTCCACATTCAACCGCGGGCGCATCGAACACCTCTTCATGGATCCGCATGAGGGGAAAGTCCCCCTCACGCTCCACTATGGTGACTTGGGCGATTCCAGTTCACTGTTGCGCATCCTCCTGGAAACCCGTCCGGACGAGATCTACAACCTGGCTGCACAGAGCCACGTGGGCGTGAGCTTCGAGATGCCGGAGTACACGGGCGACGTGACGGCCATGGGGGCAGCCCGTCTCCTGGAAGCGCTGCGCATCAGCAAGATGCCCGCACGGTTCTACCAGGCGAGCAGCAGCGAGCTCTTCGGCATGGTGAAGGAGTCGCCGCAGAACGAGGAGACGCCGTTCCATCCCCGCAGCCCGTACGGGTGCGCCAAGGCGTTCGCGTTCCACATGACGCGCAATTACCGCGAGGCGTATGGCATGTACGCCGTCAACGGCATCCTCTTCAACCACGAATCACCGCGCCGCGGCGAGAACTTCGTCACGCGCAAGATCACCATGACGCTGGCGCGCATTCTGGCGGGGCAGCAGGATTGCCTGTATCTGGGGAACCTGGACGCCAAGCGCGACTGGGGATACGCCCCCGAGTACGTGGAGGGGATGTGGCGCATGCTGCAGCAGGAGACGCCGGACGATTACGTGCTGGCCACGGGCACCACCGCCTCCGTGCGGGAGTTCCTAGAGTTGTGTTTGCAGCACCTCGATGTCCCGTTTGTGCGGGAGGGCGAGGGGGAGAAGGAACTCTACCGCGACGCGCGCTCGAAGAAGGCCATCGTCGCCGTGGACCCGCGCTACCGCCGGCCTGCGGAAGTGGATCTCCTTATCGGAGACGCCTCCAAGGCGAAGCGGATCCTGGGATGGGAGGCCAAGACCACGCTCTCGGAACTCGCAGCCGTCATGCTGGAGGCGGATTGCGCACGTCTCGGCGTGCCATTCCCCGCGGCGGTCTCCGCTTCCGTCCGCGTGCAGAGGGAATCTCCCCGCCATTCTTCCGCTTTCTGAACCATGTTCAGCGGTGCCCACATTGTCATCACGGGCGGTTCCGGGTTCATAGGGAGTTTTCTCGCGGAGGAGCTGCTCCGCCGCGGCGCAACCGTGCGCGTTCCCCTGCACGGGGGGGACAAAGGCTTCCTCAAGGAGACCGGCGGCATCGAATGGATGGAGGGGGACCTGCGTGATGATGCGTTCTGCATCAGTCTTCTCGAGGGCGCACACCGCTTGTTCCACTTCGCCTCGCGCCGGAAGAACGTGGCCGTGCACCGGCAGCGTGCCGGAGAGATCGCCGCAGACAACATCCGCATGTCCCTCGCCCTCGCGAAGGCGGTCTCCACACATCCGGTTCCCGTCACCTTCATGAGCAGCGCGACGGTTCCCGAGCCATTGTCGCTCCTTTCGGTTTCCGCAGCGTCCGAGACGGACGGCTATGCTTTGGGGAAGGCGGCGAGCGAGATGGTATGGATCGCCGCGTCGCGGCAATACGGGTTCCTGCTGGCCATCCCCCGTCCTGTCGGCATTTACGGTCCCCGCGATACGTTCTCGCAGGAGGGGAATATCATCCCCTCCCTCATGGTCAAGGCGGAGTCCGCAACGGACGCGTTGGACGTGTGGGGGAGCGGCGATGCCGTGCGGTCCTTCCTGTTCGTAGAGGACGTCATTCGCGCCCTGTTCATCCTGGCGGAAGCGGATGTAACGGGAATCCAGTTCATCGTCCCTCCGGAGACAGTGACGGTCCGCGCGCTCGCCGAACGGATCCGGGACTTGGTGCGGCCGGGTCTCCCCCTCCGTTTCGACAGCGCGAAACCCGAAGGGGCGCTATCCCCCGTCTTCCCTCCTCCCCACCCCCTCCTGCAAGGGTTCGCATGGACACCTCTCGCGGCGGGTTTGCAGCGAACGCTCGACTGGTGGAAAGGCGCCCGCTAGCATTCTCCCGATGGACATACCCCGCACCCTCGTCATTATCCCCAGCTTCAACGAGCGCGAAAACATCGGTGCGCTCGTCGAAGAGGTGCTGGCCGTTGCGCCGGGCATTGAAGTGCTGGTGGTGGATGATTCCTCCCCGGACGGGACGGCGGAGACGGTGAGACAGGCGCAAGGCAGGCATCCGGACCGCCTCCATTTGATCGTACGTCAGGGCAAAGGCGGCAGAGGATCGGCGGTACTGGAAGGGTTCGCGTTCGCCCTGAAAGGTCCGTATCTGAGAATCTTGGAGATGGATGCGGACTTCTCCCACCGCCCCTCGGAAATCCCGACGCTCATAGAGGCTGCCGAACACGCAGACTGCGTGGTGGGCTCACGCTATCTTCCGGGAAGCGAAATCCATCACTGGGGATGGAAGCGCACGTTCTTCAGCGCGTTCGCCAACCGCTACGCACGCGTCGTGCTGGGCATTCCCCTCTCGGATTACACGAACGGGTTCCGCTGCTACCGCCGGGAGGCCGTGGAAGGGTTGGAGCCGGAGCGCATCGATGCCAAGGGATACGTGGTGCTCTCGGAAGTGGCGTACCAGCTCCATAGAAAGGGATTCCGTTTCGCCCAGGTTCCCACCGTGTTCGTGAACCGCCGCCGCGGCATTTCCAATCTTTCTTTCCGGGAAATTCGCGAAGCGTTCCTCTCCGTCCTGCGCATCCGGTTCAGGGGCGCGCAGCATTGACCTTTCCGTTCCGTATGCGACGTCTCGTCCTCCTCTTCCGTTCTCCCGCGTTCCATCTCCTCCTCCTCACGGCGGCGGTGGGGATCGTCCTGCTGCGCACCCACATCCATCCGCAAGACGACCATTTCCATTACCAACGTTTCATAGAGACCCTGGCGCAAGGGCGCTTGGATCTTTCCATCCCCGGCTTCCAGGGCGCCTCATTCCTTGCCCTGCCCTTGTACCTCGCCACCCGCTCCCCCCTGGCGAACATCCACTTCCAGATGCTGTGCGCCCTCCTCCTTCCCGCGGCGGGGTATGCGGCGGCGCTCTCGTTGCTTCGTGATCGCTTCCAGGCCGTGCTCTTTGCGTATGCCATCGTCCTCTCGCCCTTCCTCTTCTTCATTGCCTTCCGGGGTTTCACCTTTCCTTCCTTCACGTTCCTTGTCCTCCTCACGTTATGGCTGCGCGGCCGGGGATCCCGCTTCGCCTTTCTTCCCTGGAGCTTCTCGCTTATCACCAAACCGTTTTCGGTGGCGCTGTTCCCGCTCTTCCTCCTCTGGAAACCCGGCGGGGAACAATCCCTGTGGCGGCGGGGGTGGGTGCAGCTGCTCCTGGCCCTTCCTCTGCCCGTCCTGTATGTGGCGATCCAGTACTTCCAGGTAGGCCATATCATCGTGGGTTCCCACTCCAATATTGACCAGACGAATGTGTTCCTGTGGTGGCGCGTGCCGCTTAATGCTGCGCATGGTCTCCAGATGCTCTTCTCGGTACATAACTACTACTTTCCCGATCCCGCCCATACCGGCCACGGGAACCTGATGCATTCCTCGCCGCTCCTCATGGTGTTCGGCGTCCTTTCCTTCATCATCCCTGGCGGCACATGGAAGGACGTGCGGCTCGCACGGGTGCTGGCACTCTGTTTTGTACTTGCCTTCGGATTGGCCGCGTCGCTGGATCACATGGATCATTTTTATATGGAAACGTCCGTGCTGCTCCTTGCCCTCGCGTCGATCCCGTTCCTGGCACGCCGCCTCCTTCTCCTCCCCGTCGTGCTCGCCCTATTCCACTTTCCCTTCTTCTATCTCTACTTGTGGGGGAAAGGATTTTATTTCACGGACTTCTCGCCCTTCCTCATCCCGATCACCGTCGATGTGCTGGCACTCCTTTCCTGGGCGGTTCTCGTCATGCCCCGGTCCCGGCGCGCTTGGGGAACCGCGCTGCGCGAGGTCTTGTGGGTACCCCGGGACGCCGCGTGAGCGCCGCGCACTCTCCAGGTATACTTCCCGCCATGCCCCTCCCCTCCCTCCGGGAGCGCCTCCTTCCCTGGCTGCTCCCCGTTACTCTCACCGTAGCCGTCTTCTTCTCCTTCCTCTTCACCGTGCCGCGTCCGCACCAGGAGTTCTACTCCATGCAGGCGTTCATCGAATCGCTTGCGCGCGGCAGGCTGGACTTCAGCATCCTGGGTTTCCACGGCGCCGATTTCCTCGCCGTTCCCTGGTACCTGCTCACCCGCTCGCCTTTTACGGCCATCGAAGTGCAGATCTTCACAGCGCTCTTCCTGCCCCTCGCGGCGTTCGCCGCAGGCCGCGCGATCTACAAGCAGACCTGGCACGGTCTCATGCTCGCCGCGATCATCTCCCTCATGCCGTTCGTCACCTACGCGGGGCTGCGGGGCTGGACGGAACCGACCCACATGTTGCTCCTTCTCCTCACCATCACCTTCGCCGCGCGCGGCAAGCTGACCGCAGCCGGGCTCATGTGGGGCTTGGCGCTCCTCACCAAGCCGTTCGCTCTGGGGCTCGTCCCGCTCCTCTTCCACTACCGTTCCAAGGAGGGCGGTTTCCTGGTGCGTAACCGCGCGTTCCTCGTCGCAGGGGAAATGGTGGTGATGTACCTTCTCCTCCAGTTCCTGCAGGCGCGGTATCTTCTCATGGGGATGGCGCCCGGGACAATCTCCACCGTGCTCACCGAAGGGCTGATGCGCATGCCCGCCAATGGGATGCACGCCCTGCAGATCCTCTTCTCCGTCCACAACTACTACTTCCCCGACCCCGCCCTCACGGGCGCCGGGAACCTGATGCACACAACGCCCCTCCTCGTTTTTCTGGGCCTCTTCGGCCTCCTGGCGCAGCGCCAGTATTACGCCACCCCCGCGCTCGGCCATGCCCTCCTGTGGGGCATCCTCATCGCCATCGGGCTCAACGTGCCCCTGGACCACATGGACCACATCTACATGGAGGCGGGCATCCTCCTCTTCGTCATTGCCGCCCTGCCCGTTCTGCGGAGCTTCCCACTGTGGATCCCCCTCGTCCTCGCCACGCTGCACTTCCAATGGTTCTACTTTTACCTGCAGTACCGCACCGTTTACGCTCTGCAGCCGGGCTTCTTCCTGGTTCCCGCCCTCGTGGACGGCATCGCCATCGGCTGGGGAGTGTGGGCTTTCTGGCGTTCCTTCAAGCATCGCCCCGCCGCCCTGCCCGCCTCCACTCCCGCGCCTTCCCCGTTGGCAGCCGTCTGAACAATCCCTAGAGTGTGCGGGATGCCACGTGTCGCCGTCATCGCCGGCGCAGGTCCCGCGGGATTGACCGCGGCCTACGAGCTCCTCGCGCGCACGGACATCGTGCCCGTCGTGTGCGAGCAGACCGGACAAATCGGGGGCATTGCGCAGACCTTCAACTACAAGGGCAACCGCATCGACATCGGGGGGCACCGCTTCTTCAGCAAGAACGACCGGGTGATGCGGTGGTGGTTCACGATCCTGCCTTTGCAGGGAAAGCCCGCGGCGGACACGGCGGAGAAAGGCCATCAGATCGATTACGCCCCGGGGGGGCCCGACCCCGAAACCGAGGACAAGGTCATGCTCCAGCGTCCGCGCCTCTCCCGCATTTTCTTCCGGCGGAACTTCTTCCCCTATCCCATCTCCATCACGCTCTCGGTGGCATGGAGGCTCGGTCTCCTCAATACCGTCCTCATCACGCTCAGTTACCTATGGGTGCAGCTCTTCCCCCGCAAGGATGAGCGCTTCCTCGACGCCTTCTACACCAACCGCTTCGGCAAACGTCTCTACGAAACGTTCTTCGAGGCGTACACGGAGAAGGTGTGGGGTGTTCCGTGCAGCCAGATACGGTCGGACTGGGGGGCGCAGCGCGTCAAAGGCCTCTCCCTGCGGCGCGCCGTGTTCCATGCCATCAAGGACCTCTTCTCCAGTGACTTCGCCAAGGCGCAGAAGGAGCGCGAGACCAGCCTCATCACGCGCTTCTACTACCCCAAGTTCGGCCCCGGCCAAATGTGGGAGACGGTGGCGGATTCGGTGAAGGAACGGGGGGGCGAGGTCCGCATGAAGACGCGGGTGACGGGTGTGCGGCTGGAGGGCGGCAGGGTGGCGGGCGTTACGCTCGAGCACGTGGAAACGGGCGCGACGGAGGATGTAGCCTGCGACTTCCTCTTCTCCACCATGCCCATCAAGCAACTCATCGGCATGATCCATCCCCAGGCGCCGGCTACCGTCACGGAGGTGGCGGAAGGGCTGCAGTACCGCGACTTCCTCACGGTCGGCCTCCTCCTCAACAAGCTCGCCGTGCGCGAGGGGAGGAAGACGGTGCGGGAGAGGGTCCCCGACAACTGGATCTACATCCAGGAGGGCGATGTGCGCGTTGGACGCGTGCAGGTGTTCAACAACTGGAGCCCGTACTTGGTCGCGGACCGCAAGAACCACGTGTGGATCGGGCTGGAGTACTTCGTCAACGAGGGGGGCGACCTGTGGGTGAAGCCGGACCGGGACATGATCGATTTGGGGATCGCGGAACTGGAGAAGATCGGTTTCGTGAAGAAGGAAGACGTTGTGGATGCGTGCGTGCTGCGCGTCCCCAAGGCGTACCCGGCGTACTTCGGCAGCTATGACCAGCTCGGCACCGTGCGCGCGTTCACGGACGCCATCCCCAACCTGTTCCTTGTCGGCCGCAACGGCATGCACCGCTACAACAATCAGGACCATTCCATGCTCACGGCGATGATCGCCGTGGACAACATCGTCGCCGGCCGGTCAGACAAGGCGAACGTGTGGGATGTGAATGCGGAGGAGGAGTACCACGAAGAGAAGAAGTGATTTCGAAGTGGTTCGTATACCGTAGTACGTATTTCGTATTACGTATACCAAAGAATAGACTCAGTCATACGTCATACGTGATACGAAATACTTTGTATAGACAATGTCTATACACCGTCTATACACCGTGCTCCTCGTACCACCGCACCGTCTTCACGATTCCTTCCTCGAACGGCACTTTGGGGTCGTATCCCAAGGCGGCCTTCGCGCGGGAGACATCCGCCACGTAGCGGACCACTTCCCCGGTGCGGGACGCCCCCACTTCCAACGCCGATGAGCTCCCGAGGAGCTCCTTGATCCGTTCCGCGAGATGCACGAGCGTGGTCCCTTCGCCGTGGGCGATGTTGTAGGTGCCGTTCTTCGCCGTGTCGAAGCGGTCGAGGGCCCGCACGATGCCGTCGATGGTGTCGTCGATGTACGTGAAGTCCAGGCACTTGTCCTTCCCGAACACCGTGAGGGGCTCGTTGGCGCGGGCACGACGGATGAAGAGGGGGACGACGCGCACGGAATCGTCGTACATGCCGTAGACGTTGGAGAAGCGGAAGATCACATGGTCGATCCCATAGCAGCGCGTGTATGCCTGGACGAGCGCCTCCCCTCCCACCTTGCTCGCGGTGTAGGGGCTCTCGCAGTGCTCCACGCGCACCAGGTCCTCCGTGTAGCGTTCCGCGCGGATGTTCCCGTACCCCTCGCGGGAGGAAGCGAAGAGGAACCTCTTGATGCCCCTTTTGCGGGCGAGCTCCAGCGCGTTGAAGAGCGTCACGAAATTATCCCGCGCGCGGTCCGGGTGCTCCACCAGCTCGTATACGCGGGCGTTGGCGGCCAGGTGGACCACGGCGTCAATATCCTCCGGCAAACGGATCTCTTCCACGGCGGCCTCATCCCTCAAATCCACGTGCTGGGTCACGGCCTCCACGTCCTCCTGCCACTTGTTCGCCACCCAGTCCACGCCGATCACGTTGTCCCCCCGCTTGAGCAGTACTTCGCACAACCGCGTGCCGATGGTGCCGGATGAGCCTGTTACGAGTATGTTCATGTAGGGAGATTGTGCCCGCAATCGTAGACCGGAGTAAATGGAAAATGGGAAATGCAAAATGCAAAATGTGCGGCATATTACCGTGCATTGTGCATTTTCAATTTTGCATTTCCTACCCTCACTAACAATTACCTCCATTTCCCGTTACACTATCACCTCGATGCTCTCCCTCATTCTTCCCACCTACAACGAGGCGGAGAATATTCCGCGCGTCGTGCCGGAATTGCAGGGGATCCTGAAAGATATCCCGCATGAGATCATCATCGTGGATGACGATTCGCCGGACGGCACCTGGCGGGTGGCGGAGGAATTGGCCGCGGGGAACGACCGCGTGCGCGTGATCCGCCGCGTGGGGAGGCGGGGGCTTTCCTCGGCCGTCATCGAGGGTTTTTTGGCGGCGAAGGGAGAGGTGTTGGGAGTGACCGATGCGGATGGTCAGCACGATTACACGCTGCTTCCCTCGCTCTGCCGGGCGGTGGAAGGGAAGGGAGGGCTGGCCATCGGCTCGCGGTACGTGGAGGGGGGGAGCGTGGGCAAGTGGGATGAGCGGCGGCAGTGGATGAGCAGGCTGGCGACGGACATGGCCAAGAGGCTCTGCCGCGTCCGCGTGACGGACCCCATGAGCGGCTTCTTCGCGGTGTCGCGGGAGATCGCGCTGCGCGTGGCGCCGCGGCTCCATCCGCACGGCTTCAAGATCCTCTTCGACATCCTCGTCCGCATTCCGCGCTCCACACCCGTCACGGAGCTGCCATACACGTTCCGCACGCGCACACACGGGGAGAGTAAGATGTCGTTGCGCGTGCAACTGCAGTTCCTCCTCACCGTCCTTGAGGCCGTCCCCGCGCGGCTCTTCCCATGAAACGCAGGAACCACCTTCTTCCGGCACTCCTCTTCCTCACCCTCCTCCTCGGCCTGGCCATGCCGTTTGCGCGGCGCGCATGGGCGATCGCGCCGCTCTACCTGGATGCCACGCTCCGCCACCGCACGGAGCTGGCGCTCACGCAGCTCACCTCGCGGCAGGGCTGGCTCCTCTCCGACTTGCAGATCAAAGAGGTGGCGCCTTCCCACGTGCGGCTCGTGTACCGCGAACACCGGCGCAATCCCCGGTCGTCCGCGTGCCTCATCCTCTCCCTCTCCACCTTCGAAACGCGGCCATGCGAAAAGTGATGTTCGCCATCGTGCTCCAGGGGTACGCCTTCCTCCTCGCGGGAATGCAGGCGCTGGGCGGCGTACGCACGGACGAGGCGAAGTACCTGCTCAACATCCCCTATCCCCATCCCCCGCTCGCCCGGTACCTCCTCTCCCTCACGTCCTCCTTCCCGTTCCAGGAGGCGCTGTGGCGCATCGTCTTCGCCACGCTTCTCGTGCAGGCGGCGTGGCTCGTGTTGCGCATGGCGCGCGGGATGTCCAACGAGCAGCGCGTGGCGGCGATGGGTGCGTGGCTCCTCTCCGCCGCCGTGCTCCTGCAGGCGGGCACCATCATGATGGCGCCGCTCACGGCGCTCCAGGGGTTCCTCCTCCTCGTCCTCCTCTCGGACGCGCGCCGCGCTCCCCAACGCTGGACCGCCTGGCACGCGTTCGGCGCGGCGCTCCTGTGGCTCGCTTCCCTCTTCACCTCGTACCTGGCGCTGCTCTACATTCCCATAGCAGCCCTCCTGTTCCGTATGGGGAAGCTGCCGCTCTGGGCGCGCGTTCTCTTCCTGCTTGGCCCCGTGGTCCTCGTGGTGCTCTACACCGCTTCCGACCCCCTCCTTGCGGCGAGTTGGCTGCGCGCGGGGAGCAAGAACGCCGGTCTCCCGTTGCTCACGTGGGCGACGAGCCTCTTCCAAACATGGAGCGTGGGGGGCAGCATCATCCTGGGGCTCACGGGCATGGGAGGCCTGCTCCTCAAGAAGGATTGGGGTGTGCTCCTGAGCATGGCGCTCGTGGCGGCCTTCATCTTCATCTCATTCCGCCTGTACTACGCCATCCTCTTCACCCCGCTCTTCCTCTACGGCACCCTCACCTTCTTCCGCAAGGCATGGAAGAGGCCGCTCGCCATCCTTGTCCCCGTCACGCTCATCACGCTCTTGTGCGCCTTGCTCTTCCCCCCGCAGCTCACCCCTTCTCCCGCCCGCTCCGTGCTCACGGCCATCGCCGCGCGCGGGAAAGACGGCATGGTCCTCGTTGCGGGGCCCTTTGGCCACGAGTGGCAGTACGAAGCCGCCTTCACGCTTCGCCGTTACCACCAGTCGCTCCTGGAAGGGGCGCAGGCGGCGGTGTGTCTGGAGGCGTGCGAGGATATCGAGCGGGTGCCCGGATGGTCCCGCGCGGCGGACGCTCCGGTGGAAGTGTGGCTGAAGGAGTAGGAGGCGGTGCCTCTCCCGCGGAGAGGACTTGCCGGAGCATGTCCATGGTCGTGGTGATGGTGGAAGGTGTGGAGGCGGGGAGTTTTCCGTTCACCGATTCCTGGCACGCCCTTACATTCCGGCGGAGCATCTTCGTGTGCCGGCTCTTGGGGAAGTAGTGGAAGACGGCATCGAGGGCGAACAGCACCTTGGCGACGAGCGCACGGTGTTGTTCCCGCAACATATCGTGGATTTTCCTCTCGCTCCTCTCTTCGTGGAGATCGGCGACGTGGGCCATGTTGTGCAACAGCGCCTTCTTCTGCGTATCGTCGAACAGCTCCGGAGCGATGGCGTGCCGCATGCATTTGCGGAGCAAGCGGCGGTACAGCGTCTGATCCCGATGGATGCCATCGAAAAGATCCGCGGCTTGCGATGCAAGTTCTTCCCTCTCCGCCGCCGCCAAAAGAGCCGCGCGCTTGTTCTGCACGCGGACTGTATAGCACGTCACGAACGTCCCGCGCGAATGTTTTATCCCTTCCTGGGGGCTTCTCGTGACACGGTTGATGCTACTTGACACAAATACTCAGTAATTGTACAGTCTATAAAGTGGTTCGTTGATCCTTCCATTACTGCGGAGAGAATGCCATGGCTACACTATTACACAGGCATTGGATTGTGCGGTCGTACAATGGAGAGGGCATGCAAGAGCAGAGCCTCTCAAACCCTGCTAGTGAACACCTCGCAATATCGGAAGGTGTCATAGCGGTAGAGATCTGGGAGCTTGTTTCCCTGCTGACCGGCACCAGCCAGTGTGCTGAGCCGGAAGCACGTCGGCTCCTCGTCCGGTATGTGTTTGGTGGGGAAGTGAAGTCTTACAGGGAACTGCATGCTCTGGGACTCAACGACTTTCCCTTCAATCGATTCATGTATTCTTCCGAGGAGCCTCATCTCGGAACGCCGAAGGGGTGGCTGCCCCTCTCTCCAGGGGACGTGGTGGTACCGTGCTATCAAGGAGATGTGCCACCAGTCAGACTGAAGGCATGCGGAAGCTTGTAGCGATACCACTTGGCGCGACATGGTGAAAACCGTGTCGCGCCGCCTTCGTATTATCGGCATGGGTGAACTTCCGATGAATGTGTGAGGATCAGATCTTGTTATATTCGCGGTACCAGCTCACGAACCGCGGCACGCCATCCTTGATCTGCGTCTTGGGGTCAAAGCCCAGCATCCTCTTCGCTTTCGCGATGTCCGCCTCCGTGCGTACCACGTCGCCCGGCTGCATGGGGAGGAATTCCTTCTTCCCTTCCTTGCCGCAGGCCTTCTCGATCGCGGCCACGTAGTCCATCAGCTCCTCCGTGCGGCCGCAACCCAGGTTGAACACCTCCTCCGGATAGTTCTTGTCTATGGAGGCCACGATCCCCGCCACGATGTCGTCCACGTAGGTGAAGTCGCGCTGCATCTTCCCCCGTCCGTAGATGGGGAGGGTGCGGTCGTGGAGGATGGCGTCCGTAAAGAGGAAGAGCGCCATGTCCGGCCTGCCCCACGGTCCGTAGACGGTGAAGAACCGCAGCCCCGTGACGGCGGTGCCGTAGAGGGAGTGGTAGACGTGCGCCATGAGCTCGTTGTCCTTCTTGTTCATCCCGTAGAGGGAGAGCTGATTGTCCGTACGATCCTCTTCCGCGAGCGGCATCTTGGTGTTGCCCCCGTACACGGAGCTGGAGGAGGCGTAGATGAGGCCGGGGATCTTCTGCAGCCGCACCTCCTCGATCACATTGAAGAAACCGCGGATGTTGGTGTCGACGTACTCATCCGGATGGTCGAAGGCGTAGCGTACGCCGGCGAGCGCGGCCAGATGGCACACGCGGTCGCATCCTTTCATTGCCTCTCTCAATTTCTCGCGTTCCAAAATGTCCGCTCGCACCATGGTGAATCCCTTCTTTCCCGCGAGTTGCGCGGCGCGCGCTTCCTTCAGCTTGGGGTCGTAGTAGGGATTGAAGTTGTCGTAGCCCACCACTTCGTCGCCGCGCGCGAGGAGCACTTGTGCGGCGTGGAAGCCGATGAAGCCGGCGGCTCCGGTGAGGAGAATCTTCATACAACAGAGATTGTGCCTGTGAGAGGAGTATTTTGGAATGCAAAATTGGAAATGTAAAATGCAAAATTCAAGGAGTACTGTCAGCCGCATGGCTCATTTTGCATTTCAAATTTTTCATTTCTCATTTCCAATCCCAATCCCCCAGTACTTCAACCCCGCCTCCGCCACTTCCTTCGGCTCGTACACGTTCCGTCCGTCGAAGACGTCCGCTCCCCGCATGGCTTTCTTCACCTCCTTCAGGTCCTGCCCGCGGAACAGGTCCCATTCGGTGAGAATGACCAGGGCGTCCGCGCCCGCCACGGCTTCCATGGGTGAAGAGGCGTAGCGGATCTCCGTGGGGAAGGACTTCTTGGTGTTTTCCGCGGCTGCCGGGTCGTACGCCGTGACGGTATGGCCGGCTTTGAGGAGGAGAGGGATGAAATCCAGGCTCGGCGCCTCCCGCATGTCGTCCGTCCGCGGTTTGAAACTCAATCCCCACAGCGCCACGGCTGCCTGCGGGGGAAGCGCCGCCAGCACCTTGTCGAAGAAGCGGAAGCGCTGGGCGGTGTTCACGCGGTCCGTCGCTTCCACGATGTCGAAGGAGACGCCGTATTCTTTGGCGGTCTGGAGCAGCGCCTTCACATCCTTGGGGAAGCAGCTCCCCCCGTAGCCGATGCCCGCGTGCAGGAACTTGGGGCCGATGCGGTTATCCAGCCCCATCCCCGCTGCGATGTCCCGGATGTTCGCGCCGGTCTTCTCCGTGAAGGCGGTGAGCATGTTGATGAAGCTGATCTTGGTGGCGAGGAAGGAATTGCTCGCGTACTTCACGATCTCCGCGCTCTCGCGGTTCATGAAGAGGAGAGGGCGCCCCACGCGCGTGAGCGGCCGGTAGAGCTCCTCCATCATTTCGCGCGCCCTCTGACAATCCACCTGCCCTGCCTGCCCTGAGCTTGTCGAATGGGAGCTTGTCGAAGGGTTGATCCCCACCACGATGCGGTCGGGCATGAGGGTGTCCGGTACGGCCAGCCCCTCGCGGAGGAATTCCGGATTGGAGACGACGGGGATGGAGAACGTCTTGCCGCGCTCCCGGAGGATGGCGGCGATCCTCTCCTCGCACTTCTCCCCCGTCCCCACGGGCACGGTGGACTTGTTC
This region includes:
- the gmd gene encoding GDP-mannose 4,6-dehydratase; the protein is MKRALVTGITGQDGSYLAELLLEKGYEVHGLVRRASTFNRGRIEHLFMDPHEGKVPLTLHYGDLGDSSSLLRILLETRPDEIYNLAAQSHVGVSFEMPEYTGDVTAMGAARLLEALRISKMPARFYQASSSELFGMVKESPQNEETPFHPRSPYGCAKAFAFHMTRNYREAYGMYAVNGILFNHESPRRGENFVTRKITMTLARILAGQQDCLYLGNLDAKRDWGYAPEYVEGMWRMLQQETPDDYVLATGTTASVREFLELCLQHLDVPFVREGEGEKELYRDARSKKAIVAVDPRYRRPAEVDLLIGDASKAKRILGWEAKTTLSELAAVMLEADCARLGVPFPAAVSASVRVQRESPRHSSAF
- a CDS encoding NAD(P)-dependent oxidoreductase; amino-acid sequence: MFSGAHIVITGGSGFIGSFLAEELLRRGATVRVPLHGGDKGFLKETGGIEWMEGDLRDDAFCISLLEGAHRLFHFASRRKNVAVHRQRAGEIAADNIRMSLALAKAVSTHPVPVTFMSSATVPEPLSLLSVSAASETDGYALGKAASEMVWIAASRQYGFLLAIPRPVGIYGPRDTFSQEGNIIPSLMVKAESATDALDVWGSGDAVRSFLFVEDVIRALFILAEADVTGIQFIVPPETVTVRALAERIRDLVRPGLPLRFDSAKPEGALSPVFPPPHPLLQGFAWTPLAAGLQRTLDWWKGAR
- a CDS encoding polyprenol monophosphomannose synthase, which gives rise to MDIPRTLVIIPSFNERENIGALVEEVLAVAPGIEVLVVDDSSPDGTAETVRQAQGRHPDRLHLIVRQGKGGRGSAVLEGFAFALKGPYLRILEMDADFSHRPSEIPTLIEAAEHADCVVGSRYLPGSEIHHWGWKRTFFSAFANRYARVVLGIPLSDYTNGFRCYRREAVEGLEPERIDAKGYVVLSEVAYQLHRKGFRFAQVPTVFVNRRRGISNLSFREIREAFLSVLRIRFRGAQH
- a CDS encoding NAD(P)/FAD-dependent oxidoreductase, whose product is MPRVAVIAGAGPAGLTAAYELLARTDIVPVVCEQTGQIGGIAQTFNYKGNRIDIGGHRFFSKNDRVMRWWFTILPLQGKPAADTAEKGHQIDYAPGGPDPETEDKVMLQRPRLSRIFFRRNFFPYPISITLSVAWRLGLLNTVLITLSYLWVQLFPRKDERFLDAFYTNRFGKRLYETFFEAYTEKVWGVPCSQIRSDWGAQRVKGLSLRRAVFHAIKDLFSSDFAKAQKERETSLITRFYYPKFGPGQMWETVADSVKERGGEVRMKTRVTGVRLEGGRVAGVTLEHVETGATEDVACDFLFSTMPIKQLIGMIHPQAPATVTEVAEGLQYRDFLTVGLLLNKLAVREGRKTVRERVPDNWIYIQEGDVRVGRVQVFNNWSPYLVADRKNHVWIGLEYFVNEGGDLWVKPDRDMIDLGIAELEKIGFVKKEDVVDACVLRVPKAYPAYFGSYDQLGTVRAFTDAIPNLFLVGRNGMHRYNNQDHSMLTAMIAVDNIVAGRSDKANVWDVNAEEEYHEEKK
- a CDS encoding NAD-dependent epimerase/dehydratase family protein: MNILVTGSSGTIGTRLCEVLLKRGDNVIGVDWVANKWQEDVEAVTQHVDLRDEAAVEEIRLPEDIDAVVHLAANARVYELVEHPDRARDNFVTLFNALELARKRGIKRFLFASSREGYGNIRAERYTEDLVRVEHCESPYTASKVGGEALVQAYTRCYGIDHVIFRFSNVYGMYDDSVRVVPLFIRRARANEPLTVFGKDKCLDFTYIDDTIDGIVRALDRFDTAKNGTYNIAHGEGTTLVHLAERIKELLGSSSALEVGASRTGEVVRYVADVSRAKAALGYDPKVPFEEGIVKTVRWYEEHGV
- a CDS encoding polyprenol monophosphomannose synthase, yielding MLSLILPTYNEAENIPRVVPELQGILKDIPHEIIIVDDDSPDGTWRVAEELAAGNDRVRVIRRVGRRGLSSAVIEGFLAAKGEVLGVTDADGQHDYTLLPSLCRAVEGKGGLAIGSRYVEGGSVGKWDERRQWMSRLATDMAKRLCRVRVTDPMSGFFAVSREIALRVAPRLHPHGFKILFDILVRIPRSTPVTELPYTFRTRTHGESKMSLRVQLQFLLTVLEAVPARLFP